From Vicia villosa cultivar HV-30 ecotype Madison, WI unplaced genomic scaffold, Vvil1.0 ctg.003916F_1_1, whole genome shotgun sequence, the proteins below share one genomic window:
- the LOC131641667 gene encoding uncharacterized protein LOC131641667: MLEKEAEDWWNNTLQRFEEDGIEVTWDLFRDVFLENYFPEDCRGKKEVEFLELKQGNGTVAVYAAKFQELIKYCPHYNTANAERSKCLKFVNGLRHDIKKAIGYQQITRFTELVNKSRIYDEDSRESASIYKSLKGKNQDRGKPYDDKRKQAGFGKKPSWGGSSTSPKCFKCGVEGHKAVECKKEVTTCFKCGKYGHIATNCRGGSNVTCFNCGEKGHISTKCDKPKKEQEKGKVFALSGAGATTDERLIQGSGV, translated from the coding sequence atgctggaaaaggaagctgaagATTGGTGGAACAACACTCTTCAGAGGTTTGAAGAAGATGGCATTGAggttacttgggatcttttccgtgatgtcttcttggagaactattttcctgaagattgtcgtgggaagaaagaggtggagttccttgagttgaagcaaggaaatggtaccgTTGCTGTTTATGCTGCTAAGTTTCaggagcttatcaagtattgtcctcactatAATACTGCTAATGCGGAGAGATCTaaatgtttgaagtttgtgaatggctTGAGACAtgacatcaagaaggctattggtTACCAACAAATTACCCGTTTTACtgagttggttaacaagagtcggatttatgatgaggatagtagagaGAGTGCCTCTATCTACAAGAGTTTGAAAGGAAAGAATCAGgatcgtgggaaaccgtatgatgacaagaggaaacaagctggttttggcaagaagccaagttgGGGAGGATCTTCTACTTCACCTAAGTGTTTCAAATGTGGTGTTGAGGGTCATAAGGCTGTTGAGTGCAAGAAAGAGGTTACcacttgtttcaagtgtggcaagtatGGTCACATAGCTACTAATTGTAGAGGTGGTTCGAatgtgacttgtttcaactgtggagagAAAGGCCACATTAGTACAAAATGtgacaagccaaagaaggagcaagaaAAAGGAAAAGTATTCGCATTATCTGGTGCGGGAGCCACTACTGATGAGAGGCTAATTCAAG